The proteins below come from a single Rosa rugosa chromosome 2, drRosRugo1.1, whole genome shotgun sequence genomic window:
- the LOC133733221 gene encoding sodium/calcium exchanger NCL1-like: MARAALFIIFLVLQLLHLGSSRSVKDSNLLVSDGLDDKLISQSSSLLQVVDDLKADTVTCEPIYGFLPCATSVWGLAFMVIIYEILLYLANSYITSGSELFFQMYGTGFFGASVFHLLGTIPQVGIVVVTGVTGTAETAEAMATMNIGMVAGSAIMLLTLVWGSVVAFGSYDISESSTSSNRGHKKRFSITGYGVTTDAETRSTARIMMVSLIPFLILQVAKVLHSTSGIRIVILVSLLVSFAFLVAYFIYQVFEPWIQNRRLEFLMSKYIQKTFLTASGDPNVSNIQEVFTRVDQNHNQSISAKELRTLILGIQIGEVGLESDYVEKAMEDFDISGDSQISEHEFVHGISKWVNARPSVNRQGQGHRRSLSSKSEEALEGQQKQVARKKKSKLTNKSWTNQIKAACLLILGIGIMILLANPLMETIQDFSTAASIPSFFTSYVLIPLAINYGLALQIITSAQDKTENAISLALSEIYNSVFMNNVMGLTIFLALVYIRNLSWDVSAAVLVVLIICSVMGLYASCSRKFPFWTCILAYIMYPISLLMVYILTTFLGWT; this comes from the exons ATGGCAAGAGCAGCTTTGTTCATCATTTTTCTGGTTCTCCAATTACTCCATTTGGGAAGCAGCCGGTCTGTTAAAGACTCTAATCTGCTCGTATCCGATGGCTTAGACGACAAGTTGATCAGCCAGTCTTCTTCACTACTACAAGTAGTGGATGATCTTAAAGCAGATACAGTGACTTGCGAACCCATTTATGGCTTCTTGCCTTGTGCAACTTCAGTCTGGGGGCTGGCTTTCATGGTAATCATCTATGAGATTTTGCTCTACCTTGCAAATAGCTATATCACAAGTGGATCTGAACTCTTCTTCCAAATGTATGGGACCGGATTCTTTGGTGCTAGTGTCTTCCACTTGCTCGGCACAATACCACAAGTGGGAATTGTTGTTG TGACTGGAGTTACAGGAACTGCAGAAACTGCAGAAGCAATGGCTACAATGAATATTGGCATGGTTGCAGGGTCAGCAATCATGCTTCTTACACTAGTGTGGGGTTCTGTTGTTGCATTTGGCAGCTATGACATCTCGGAGTCTTCAACTTCTTCAAATCGAGGACATAAGAAGCGCTTCAGTATCACTG GTTATGGTGTAACAACTGATGCTGAAACCCGCTCTACTGCAAGAATCATGATGGTGTCATTGATCCCCTTTCTCATTCTTCAAGTGGCTAAAGTCCTCCATTCAACCTCAGGGATTCGTATCGTGATCTTAGTTTCTCTACTTGTTTCATTTGCATTCCTTGTCGCTTACTTCATCTATCAG gtCTTTGAGCCATGGATTCAGAACCGGAGACTTGAATTTTTGATGAGTAAATATATACAGAAAACCTTTCTCACTGCAAGCGGCGACCCTAATGTATCAAATATACAAGA GGTGTTTACTAGAGTCGACCAGAATCATAATCAGTCTATATCAGCAAAAGAACTGAGAACATTGATCCTAGGAATACAAATAGGGGAAGTAGGTCTGGAGAGTGATTATGTAGAAAAAGCGATGGAGGACTTTGATATATCTGGTGATTCTCAAATATCTGAGCATGAGTTTGTTCATGGAATCTCAAAATGGGTTAATGCAAGGCCCTCTGTCAATCGTCAAGGTCAAGGACATAGAAGGTCTTTAAGCAGCAAGTCCGAG GAAGCTTTGGAAGGGCAGCAGAAGCAGGTGGCTAGAAAAAAGAAGAGTAAGCTTACCAATAAATCTTGGACAAATCAAATCAAGGCTGCTTGTCTCTTGATCCTCGGTATTGGCATTATGATTTTGCTTGCAAATCCCCTCATGGAGACTATCCAAGACTTCTCTACTGCTGCAAGCATCCCTTCATTCTTCACCTCTTATGTTTTGATACCCTTGGCTATCAACTATGGACTGGCATTGCAAATAATAACTTCTGCTCAAGATAAGACTGAGAATGCCATCTCTTTAGCACTTTCAGAG ATTTATAACAGCGTGTTCATGAACAACGTTATGGGATTGACCATCTTCTTGGCACTTGTTTACATACGTAATTTATCTTGGGATGTCTCTGCAGCAGTTTTAGTTGTTCTGATCATTTGCTCAGTAATGGGTCTTTATGCCAGCTGCAGCAGAAAGTTCCCATTTTGGACCTGTATTCTAGCATACATTATGTACCCCATATCACTGTTGATGGTTTATATTCTAACTACTTTTCTTGGATGGACTTAG